In a genomic window of Streptomyces pristinaespiralis:
- a CDS encoding NlpC/P60 family protein has translation MSNTSRRGLLAVLAASAASVPLGSLTAAPAHAAKSAPAVGPFAAPAGPGTALSSVTQAPLDASHFTRLALHTPLTATVLPGTPVRTEITSGGERVALLTHGARTVVLPGPERTFTENKKPYADDFGRTLPDLTLPEAERRYWGSTPGGGSWSTLGPEETDYSVAPGTGIITLTTDHASRHASVRDDGLTDVDVRSVARFDKVPTGQACSYALSFGYQDTHNSYRARLSFLTSGAVQLRVEKEVDDQVTQLTTALTLATDVPAGTDWTIRVRREGTLIRAKAWRSDLAEPAGWAAEATDATFGAGRVGLRALANDGCTNLPVKLIVSRFQVDAATWEVPPRVTHRHWVRVLPQPFDGNWTPELEQVIRGWAGSTAPDVLAHAAMFLAGAPAVTSGAGPAEGKQVLGEAGYGYLDPRGDRYEGADFHEYMNLGWTFPDGTWTGPSAKQAGNLDCSGYTRMVYGYHMGVPTAAGEDTSGTRLPRRSRDMADHAPGVRVDRTDGTAPPAATQLQPGDLLLFNADSGDDGVSATVDHVGIYLGEDAAGGRRFLSSRKTVDGPTMSDLGGASLLDGTGTYARTLHTVHRI, from the coding sequence ATGTCGAACACCTCACGACGCGGCCTTCTCGCCGTCCTCGCCGCCTCCGCGGCCTCCGTCCCGCTCGGCTCCTTGACCGCGGCCCCGGCCCACGCCGCAAAGTCCGCACCGGCCGTAGGGCCGTTCGCGGCACCGGCCGGGCCGGGCACCGCCCTCTCGTCGGTGACACAGGCCCCGCTGGACGCCTCGCACTTCACCCGGCTGGCGCTGCACACCCCGCTCACCGCCACCGTGCTGCCGGGGACGCCGGTACGTACCGAGATCACCTCCGGCGGCGAACGCGTCGCCCTGCTGACGCACGGCGCGCGGACCGTCGTACTGCCCGGCCCGGAAAGGACGTTCACCGAGAACAAGAAGCCCTACGCGGACGACTTCGGGCGCACCCTGCCGGACCTGACACTGCCTGAGGCGGAACGCCGCTACTGGGGCAGCACACCGGGCGGCGGCAGCTGGTCCACACTCGGGCCCGAAGAGACCGACTACTCGGTGGCGCCAGGCACCGGCATCATCACCCTCACCACCGACCACGCGAGCCGCCACGCCAGCGTGCGCGACGACGGCCTCACCGACGTGGACGTGCGTTCCGTGGCCCGGTTCGACAAGGTGCCCACCGGCCAGGCCTGTTCGTACGCCCTGTCCTTCGGCTACCAGGACACGCACAACAGCTACCGGGCCAGGCTGTCGTTCCTCACCTCCGGCGCCGTGCAGCTGCGGGTCGAGAAGGAGGTCGACGACCAGGTCACCCAGCTGACCACCGCGCTCACCCTCGCCACGGACGTACCCGCCGGGACCGACTGGACGATCCGCGTACGCCGCGAAGGCACCCTGATCCGGGCCAAGGCCTGGCGGTCGGACCTCGCCGAGCCGGCGGGCTGGGCCGCCGAGGCCACCGACGCCACGTTCGGCGCCGGCCGGGTGGGCCTGCGGGCGCTGGCCAACGACGGCTGCACCAACCTGCCCGTCAAGCTGATCGTCAGCCGCTTCCAGGTGGACGCCGCCACCTGGGAGGTGCCGCCCCGCGTCACGCACCGGCACTGGGTGCGGGTGCTGCCGCAGCCGTTCGACGGGAACTGGACGCCGGAGCTGGAGCAGGTGATACGCGGCTGGGCCGGCTCCACGGCCCCCGACGTCCTCGCCCACGCCGCCATGTTCCTCGCCGGCGCCCCGGCGGTGACCAGCGGGGCGGGACCGGCGGAGGGCAAGCAGGTGCTGGGCGAGGCCGGTTACGGCTACCTCGACCCGCGGGGCGACCGCTACGAAGGCGCCGACTTCCACGAGTACATGAACCTCGGCTGGACCTTCCCCGACGGCACCTGGACCGGGCCGTCCGCCAAGCAGGCCGGCAACCTCGACTGCTCGGGCTACACGCGCATGGTCTACGGCTACCACATGGGCGTTCCGACGGCCGCGGGCGAGGACACGTCGGGCACCCGGCTCCCGCGCAGGTCCCGCGACATGGCGGACCACGCGCCCGGGGTGCGCGTCGACCGGACCGACGGCACCGCGCCGCCCGCCGCGACGCAGCTGCAACCCGGTGACCTGCTGCTGTTCAACGCCGACTCGGGCGACGACGGCGTGAGCGCCACGGTCGACCACGTCGGCATCTACCTCGGCGAGGACGCGGCCGGCGGGCGCCGTTTCCTGTCCAGCCGCAAGACGGTCGACGGCCCCACGATGTCCGACCTGGGCGGCGCGTCGCTGCTGGACGGCACGGGCACGTACGCCAGGACGCTGCACACCGTGCACCGCATCTGA
- a CDS encoding galactose oxidase-like domain-containing protein, with protein sequence MTTALLMSVPQTAQAGPPNLISNPGFETAGTGDMPACWSRSGWGDNDFTFETVADAHSGTKAMKVSLTRRVDGDRKALITETTACAPQVTPDRQYDLSLWYKSTTPDASVTLFRHDTTAGWQYWTDLKTLETSAGYRRAEVRTPAVPAGTDRIAWGVSVYGTGSVTTDDYVMEEVSVPVPEPTCTGTPEECLKGRWDVLPVHNPVRSMHSVVMHNGKVLVIAGSGNDEAMFEAGTFTSAVYDPADGTFRTIPTPVDMFCAGHVQLQDGKILIMSGNKGYPSADGTIGYQGLKDSFVFDPATETYTRTNDMNGGHWYPSATVLGNGDVISFGGLKEDSTGNVTAEKFSAAQNKWLPMNEVNQTWSYWGLYPSMILMQDGRLFYSGSHTFGNGTPGTGASIYDYEANTITDVPGLQAKDERDESASVLLPPAQDQRVLTIGGGNNETNPVANRYTDIIDLKEPNPAYVHGPLLPQGEVDQGLGRRPQTGAEGKMYVSAVLLPDGKVLETGGALHDRADPVYEASFFDPVTDTYEAGLATDPVPRGYHSSSFLLPDGRVMSVGDNPGNGTYNHNVSLYTPPYLLKGARPQITSVIDGQWTYGDTQRITVDRPIAKAELIRPAAVTHSSDPNQRFVDLPMTVDGNNVDLNVTSNPNLAPPGWYMLFAVDANGVPSVARWVHLGGPPAMARAAAGHPSAHVHDFADDLARAPKKPLKKRSSVAVDPQVAGCDRHYGSAGVCVPTTFPKAVKRTTAARCEWLAAHDYGRLKVNGGDDPLRLDPNRDGVACGKGDLRRR encoded by the coding sequence ATGACCACGGCGCTGCTGATGTCCGTACCGCAGACGGCCCAGGCCGGTCCGCCCAACCTGATCTCCAACCCGGGCTTCGAGACGGCGGGCACGGGTGACATGCCCGCCTGCTGGTCCAGGTCCGGCTGGGGCGACAACGACTTCACGTTCGAGACGGTCGCCGACGCCCACTCCGGTACCAAGGCGATGAAGGTCTCGCTGACCCGCCGTGTCGACGGCGACCGCAAGGCCCTGATCACCGAGACCACCGCCTGCGCGCCGCAGGTGACGCCGGACCGGCAGTACGACCTGTCCCTCTGGTACAAATCGACCACTCCGGACGCCTCCGTCACGCTCTTCCGGCACGACACCACGGCCGGATGGCAGTACTGGACGGACCTGAAGACCCTCGAGACGAGCGCCGGTTACCGGCGCGCCGAGGTCCGCACGCCCGCCGTCCCCGCGGGCACCGACCGGATCGCGTGGGGCGTGTCCGTGTACGGCACGGGCTCTGTCACCACCGACGACTACGTGATGGAGGAGGTGTCGGTCCCGGTTCCGGAGCCCACATGCACGGGCACGCCCGAGGAGTGCCTCAAGGGCCGCTGGGACGTCCTTCCGGTGCACAACCCGGTGCGCTCCATGCACTCGGTGGTGATGCACAACGGCAAGGTCCTCGTCATCGCCGGCTCGGGCAACGACGAGGCCATGTTCGAGGCGGGCACCTTCACCTCGGCGGTGTACGACCCGGCCGACGGCACCTTCCGGACGATCCCCACGCCCGTCGACATGTTCTGCGCGGGCCATGTGCAGCTCCAGGACGGCAAGATCCTGATCATGTCCGGCAACAAGGGCTACCCCTCCGCGGACGGCACGATCGGCTACCAGGGCCTGAAGGACTCGTTCGTCTTCGACCCGGCGACCGAGACCTACACGCGCACCAACGACATGAACGGCGGCCACTGGTACCCCTCGGCGACCGTCCTCGGCAACGGTGACGTCATCTCCTTCGGCGGCCTGAAGGAGGACTCGACCGGCAACGTGACCGCGGAGAAGTTCTCCGCCGCCCAGAACAAGTGGCTCCCGATGAACGAGGTCAACCAGACCTGGTCGTACTGGGGCCTGTACCCGTCGATGATCCTCATGCAGGACGGCCGCCTCTTCTACTCCGGCAGCCACACCTTCGGCAACGGCACGCCCGGCACCGGCGCCTCGATCTACGACTACGAGGCCAACACCATCACCGACGTCCCCGGTCTGCAGGCCAAGGACGAGCGTGACGAGTCGGCGAGCGTGCTGTTGCCGCCCGCGCAGGACCAGCGGGTCCTGACGATCGGCGGAGGCAACAACGAGACCAACCCCGTGGCCAACCGCTACACCGACATCATCGACCTGAAGGAGCCGAACCCGGCGTACGTGCACGGCCCGCTGCTGCCGCAGGGAGAGGTCGACCAGGGTCTCGGCCGCCGCCCGCAGACGGGCGCGGAGGGCAAGATGTACGTCTCCGCCGTGCTGCTGCCCGACGGCAAGGTCCTCGAGACCGGCGGCGCCCTCCACGACCGGGCCGACCCGGTGTACGAGGCGTCGTTCTTCGACCCGGTGACCGACACCTACGAGGCGGGGCTCGCCACGGACCCGGTCCCGCGCGGCTACCACTCCTCCTCCTTCCTGCTGCCCGACGGTCGCGTGATGTCGGTCGGCGACAACCCCGGCAACGGCACCTACAACCACAACGTGTCGCTCTACACGCCGCCGTACCTGCTCAAGGGCGCCCGCCCGCAGATCACTTCGGTGATCGACGGACAGTGGACGTACGGCGACACCCAGCGGATCACCGTCGACCGGCCGATCGCGAAGGCGGAGCTGATCCGCCCGGCGGCGGTGACGCACTCGTCCGACCCCAACCAGCGGTTCGTGGACCTGCCGATGACGGTCGACGGGAACAACGTCGACCTGAACGTCACCAGCAACCCGAACCTGGCGCCGCCGGGCTGGTACATGCTCTTCGCCGTCGACGCGAACGGCGTGCCCTCGGTGGCCCGGTGGGTGCATCTCGGCGGCCCGCCGGCGATGGCGCGGGCGGCGGCGGGCCATCCTTCCGCCCATGTCCACGACTTCGCGGACGACCTGGCCCGGGCGCCGAAGAAGCCGTTGAAGAAGCGGAGTTCGGTGGCGGTGGACCCGCAGGTCGCGGGCTGCGACCGGCACTACGGCAGCGCCGGCGTCTGCGTCCCGACCACCTTCCCGAAGGCGGTGAAGCGGACGACGGCGGCGCGCTGCGAGTGGCTTGCCGCCCACGACTACGGCCGTCTGAAGGTCAACGGCGGGGACGACCCGCTGCGGCTCGACCCGAACCGCGACGGCGTGGCGTGCGGGAAGGGGGATCTGCGGAGGCGGTGA
- a CDS encoding glycosyltransferase, whose amino-acid sequence MTTPRTGAEELGDPELSAAQVVEPGAVTIVVPTYNESGNIRELLRRLTDSVPSRLPCEVLFVDDSTDDTPDVIRSAAQDCPFPVGVLHRDTPDGGLGGAVVEGMRRAGSDWIVVMDADLQHPPALVPDLVAAGERAGADLVVASRYISGGSREGLAGGYRVAVSRGATWLTKALFPRRLRGVSDPMSGFFAIRRSVVRADALKPLGYKILLELAVRCRPETVAEVPFVFQDRFAGESKSTAKEGMRFLGHLTGLRTASAMARMVAFGLIGLTGFVPNLLALHLLTGAGMHYLPAEIVANQFGVAWNFLLIEVLLFRDRRRHRHWADRAGRFALLANADLLLRIPLIALFVSWLDMAVLPATALALLTTFVVRFAATEALVYLPRAKSAPPAALPDARVGSSS is encoded by the coding sequence GTGACCACCCCCCGTACGGGCGCCGAGGAACTCGGCGATCCGGAGCTGAGTGCCGCCCAGGTCGTCGAGCCCGGCGCCGTCACCATCGTCGTCCCCACCTACAACGAGTCCGGCAACATCCGTGAACTGCTGCGCAGGCTCACCGACTCGGTGCCGTCCCGGCTGCCCTGCGAGGTGCTGTTCGTCGACGACTCCACCGACGACACGCCGGACGTGATCCGAAGCGCCGCGCAGGACTGCCCCTTCCCGGTGGGCGTGCTGCACCGCGACACCCCGGACGGCGGGCTCGGCGGGGCCGTGGTCGAAGGCATGCGGAGGGCGGGCTCCGACTGGATCGTCGTCATGGACGCCGATCTCCAGCATCCCCCCGCCCTGGTACCGGACCTGGTCGCGGCGGGGGAGCGCGCGGGCGCCGACCTCGTCGTCGCCAGCCGCTACATCAGCGGAGGCAGCCGCGAGGGCCTCGCCGGCGGTTACCGCGTCGCCGTCTCGCGCGGCGCGACCTGGCTGACCAAGGCACTGTTCCCGCGGCGGCTGCGCGGCGTCAGCGATCCGATGAGCGGCTTCTTCGCGATCCGGCGCAGTGTGGTGAGGGCCGACGCGCTGAAGCCGCTCGGCTACAAGATCCTGCTGGAACTGGCGGTGCGCTGCCGCCCGGAGACGGTCGCGGAGGTGCCGTTCGTCTTCCAGGACCGGTTCGCCGGCGAGTCGAAGTCGACGGCGAAGGAGGGCATGCGTTTCCTCGGCCATCTCACCGGGCTGCGCACCGCGTCCGCGATGGCCCGGATGGTCGCCTTCGGTCTGATCGGGCTGACCGGCTTCGTGCCGAACCTTCTCGCACTGCACCTGCTGACCGGCGCCGGCATGCACTACCTTCCGGCCGAGATCGTGGCCAACCAGTTCGGTGTGGCGTGGAACTTCCTGCTCATCGAGGTGCTGCTGTTCCGTGACCGCAGACGCCACCGGCACTGGGCGGACCGCGCCGGACGCTTCGCGCTGCTGGCCAACGCCGATCTGCTGCTGCGGATCCCGCTGATCGCGCTGTTCGTGTCCTGGCTGGACATGGCGGTGCTGCCGGCGACCGCGCTCGCGCTGCTGACCACGTTCGTCGTGCGCTTCGCCGCGACGGAGGCGCTTGTCTACCTGCCGCGTGCGAAGAGCGCGCCGCCCGCCGCCCTGCCGGACGCGCGGGTCGGCAGCAGTTCCTGA
- a CDS encoding ArnT family glycosyltransferase has protein sequence MTTTLPPAPEATEPVPAAPVAATVTTTAPVRVRPVVRFRGSRPDLLLCGALLLAILLVQGWNITHFPTLSDDEGTYLAQAWAVQQGEGLAHYTYWYDHPPLGWIQIAFLTWIPSLIAPETMTVASMRFAMLAVSAACAVLLYVLARRLFLPRWAAGLAMALFGLSPLSVVLQREIFLDNIAVMWMLLAFCLAASPDRHLWHHFAAGLTAAVSVLTKETMLVVLPALLVTMWRHSHRDTRKFAVTGAITACALIGLSYPLYALLNSELFPGAGHVSLIDGIAYQMSRPGSGFILDEDTGSHGVLTSWLYYDTVLPVGGLAGAALLLVTVRWSVTARALAGPALVVAILAVVAMRPSGYLPAMYVIQALPFLALVLAAAAASVAHAVLRRGNRGAAPVRPGLSTAAARARAVRLTAAAVLAVTAAGYVAPRWYDGNRAALTVDANGPYRAAAAWMRHEVDDPANTRVLVDDALWLDLVHDGFEPGTGAIWFYKADLDPAVAKTMPRGWRDLDYVVSSPTVRRDAVDLPNVKSALEHSTPVAVFGAGEDRIEIRRIAGGEL, from the coding sequence GTGACGACGACCCTGCCTCCCGCTCCCGAGGCCACCGAGCCGGTTCCCGCCGCACCCGTCGCGGCGACGGTGACCACCACCGCGCCCGTGCGCGTCCGCCCGGTCGTGCGGTTCCGCGGTTCGCGGCCCGACCTGCTGCTGTGCGGGGCGCTGTTGCTCGCGATCCTGCTCGTCCAGGGCTGGAACATCACCCACTTCCCGACGCTCAGCGACGACGAGGGCACCTACCTCGCGCAGGCGTGGGCGGTCCAGCAGGGCGAAGGGCTCGCCCACTACACGTACTGGTACGACCATCCGCCGCTCGGCTGGATCCAGATAGCGTTCCTGACCTGGATCCCCTCGCTGATCGCTCCAGAGACGATGACCGTCGCCTCCATGCGGTTCGCGATGCTGGCGGTGAGCGCCGCGTGCGCGGTGCTGCTGTACGTGCTGGCGCGCCGGCTGTTCCTGCCGCGGTGGGCGGCGGGCCTGGCGATGGCCCTCTTCGGTCTCTCGCCGCTCTCCGTCGTGCTGCAGCGCGAGATCTTCCTCGACAACATCGCCGTCATGTGGATGCTGCTGGCGTTCTGCCTGGCCGCGTCGCCCGACCGCCATCTGTGGCACCACTTCGCCGCAGGGCTCACCGCCGCCGTCTCCGTGCTGACCAAGGAGACCATGCTGGTCGTGCTGCCCGCGCTGCTGGTGACCATGTGGCGGCACAGCCACCGGGACACCCGTAAGTTCGCGGTCACCGGAGCGATCACGGCCTGCGCGCTGATCGGCCTGTCGTACCCGCTGTACGCGCTGCTGAACAGCGAGCTGTTCCCCGGAGCCGGCCATGTGTCGCTCATCGACGGCATCGCGTACCAGATGAGCCGGCCCGGTTCCGGCTTCATCCTCGACGAGGACACCGGGTCCCACGGGGTCCTCACGTCGTGGCTGTACTACGACACCGTGCTGCCCGTCGGCGGGCTGGCCGGCGCCGCGCTGCTGCTCGTCACGGTCCGCTGGTCGGTCACGGCACGGGCGCTCGCCGGCCCGGCGCTGGTGGTGGCGATCCTCGCGGTCGTCGCCATGCGGCCTTCGGGCTACCTCCCCGCGATGTACGTGATCCAGGCGCTGCCGTTCCTCGCGCTGGTCCTGGCGGCCGCGGCGGCCAGCGTGGCCCACGCGGTGCTGCGCCGTGGCAACCGGGGTGCCGCCCCCGTCCGGCCGGGCCTGTCCACCGCGGCCGCCCGGGCGCGCGCCGTACGCCTCACCGCGGCCGCCGTGCTGGCCGTGACGGCGGCCGGGTACGTCGCTCCCCGCTGGTACGACGGCAACCGGGCCGCGCTCACCGTCGACGCCAACGGCCCCTACCGTGCCGCGGCCGCCTGGATGCGACACGAGGTCGACGACCCGGCGAACACCCGCGTGCTCGTCGACGACGCCCTCTGGCTGGATCTCGTCCACGACGGTTTCGAGCCCGGCACCGGGGCGATCTGGTTCTACAAGGCGGACCTCGACCCGGCGGTCGCGAAGACGATGCCGCGCGGCTGGCGCGACCTCGACTACGTCGTGTCGTCACCGACCGTACGGCGTGACGCCGTCGACCTGCCCAACGTCAAGTCGGCCCTCGAGCATTCGACGCCGGTCGCCGTCTTCGGCGCGGGCGAGGACCGTATCGAGATCCGCAGGATCGCTGGAGGCGAGCTGTGA
- a CDS encoding glycosyltransferase: MLISLFVAAISVALFWMAAFTLWWQMHAWRTPETLAATRFDRPHGGVGLSFSLLLPARHEQAVLEHTIERLLESSHSNFEIIVIVGHDDPETAAVAERAAARDPVRVRVVTDTHETKNKPKALNTALPHCRGDIVGVFDAEDQVHPELLAHVDHAFTSTGADVVQGGVQLINFHSSWYSLRNCLEYFFWFRSRLHLHAQKGFIPLGGNTVFVRTPVLREAGGWDPDCLAEDCDLGVRLSSVGKRVVVAYDSDMVTREETPGTLMSLLKQRTRWNQGFLQVYRKKDWKQLPGRGQRMLARYTLMTPFLQAYSGVVIPVNVAVALFLDVPVGIAIVTFLPLITAMVTFVFEIVGLHDFGKQYGLKVRFVHYLKLIVGGPFYQVLLAGAAVRAVWREQRGRNEWELTSHVGAHLTEVTDTREDARR; encoded by the coding sequence ATGCTCATTTCGCTGTTCGTTGCTGCCATTTCCGTGGCGCTGTTCTGGATGGCGGCGTTCACGCTGTGGTGGCAGATGCACGCCTGGCGCACGCCGGAGACTCTCGCGGCGACACGGTTCGACCGGCCCCACGGAGGGGTCGGTCTCTCCTTCTCGCTGCTCCTGCCCGCCCGCCACGAACAGGCGGTGCTGGAGCACACCATCGAGCGGCTGCTGGAATCCAGCCACTCCAACTTCGAGATCATCGTGATCGTCGGACACGACGACCCGGAGACCGCCGCGGTCGCCGAACGCGCCGCCGCCCGCGATCCCGTCCGGGTACGGGTCGTCACCGACACGCACGAGACCAAGAACAAGCCCAAGGCGCTCAACACCGCCCTGCCGCACTGCCGCGGCGACATCGTCGGGGTGTTCGACGCCGAGGACCAGGTCCACCCCGAGCTGCTGGCGCACGTCGACCACGCCTTCACCTCCACCGGCGCCGACGTGGTGCAGGGCGGGGTGCAGCTGATCAACTTCCACTCCAGCTGGTACAGCCTCCGCAACTGCCTGGAGTACTTCTTCTGGTTCCGCAGCAGGCTCCACCTGCACGCGCAGAAGGGCTTCATCCCGCTCGGCGGCAACACCGTCTTCGTCCGTACCCCGGTGCTGCGCGAGGCCGGCGGCTGGGACCCCGACTGCCTCGCGGAGGACTGCGACCTGGGCGTGCGGCTGTCGTCCGTCGGCAAGAGGGTCGTCGTCGCGTACGACAGCGACATGGTCACCCGGGAGGAGACCCCGGGCACCCTGATGAGCCTGCTCAAGCAGCGCACCCGCTGGAACCAGGGGTTCCTTCAGGTCTACCGGAAGAAGGACTGGAAGCAGCTGCCCGGGCGCGGACAGCGCATGCTGGCCCGCTACACCCTGATGACGCCGTTCCTCCAGGCGTACTCGGGCGTGGTCATCCCGGTCAACGTCGCGGTCGCGCTCTTCCTCGACGTCCCGGTGGGGATCGCCATCGTGACCTTCCTGCCGCTGATCACGGCCATGGTCACCTTCGTCTTCGAGATCGTCGGACTGCACGACTTCGGCAAGCAGTACGGGCTGAAGGTCCGTTTCGTGCACTACCTGAAGCTCATCGTCGGCGGCCCCTTCTACCAGGTCCTGCTCGCCGGCGCCGCCGTGCGCGCCGTCTGGCGGGAGCAGCGCGGCCGTAACGAGTGGGAACTGACCAGCCATGTCGGCGCGCACCTCACCGAGGTGACGGACACCAGAGAGGACGCCCGCCGGTGA
- a CDS encoding thioredoxin domain-containing protein, whose product MANRLAQATSPYLLQHADNPVDWWQWEPAAFEEARRRDVPVFLSVGYSSCHWCHVLAHESFEDAETAAYMNEHFVNIKVDREERPDVDAVYMEAVQAATGQGGWPMSVWMTADGEPFYFGTYFPPAPRHGMPSFRQVLEGVSDAWTGRRDEVGEVAQRIASDLAARSLVVGGDGVPGEEELAQALLGLTRDYDERHGGFGGAPKFPPSMVLEFLLRHHARTGAEGALQMAADTCEAMARGGIYDQLGGGFARYSVDREWVVPHFEKMLYDNALLCRVYAHLWRATGSDLARRVALETADFLVRELRTSEGGFASALDADSDTADGGHAEGAFYVWTPAQLREVLGEEDGARAAELFAVTEEGTFEEGSSVLRLPHGEADADLRQRLLAAREERPRPGRDDKVVAAWNGLAIAALAETGAFFGRPDLVERATEAADLLVRVHMDFEAGGVRLHRTSKDGRPGANAGVLEDYADVAEGFLALAAVGGEGSWLEFAGFLLDMVMDRFTGEGCALYDTAHDAEPLIRRPQDPTDNAAPSGWSAAAAALLLYSAHTGSEAHRTAAEGALGVVKGLGPRAPRFIGWGLAAAEALLDGPREVAVVGRPGDPATRELHLTALMGTAPGAAVAVGEPDSDEFPLLRDRPLVNGSSAAYVCRGFVCDSPTTDATELARKLTD is encoded by the coding sequence ATGGCGAACCGACTTGCGCAGGCCACGTCCCCGTATCTCCTCCAGCACGCCGACAACCCCGTCGACTGGTGGCAGTGGGAGCCCGCCGCCTTCGAAGAGGCGAGGCGGCGCGATGTTCCGGTGTTCCTGAGCGTCGGATACAGCAGCTGCCACTGGTGCCATGTGCTCGCGCACGAGAGTTTCGAGGACGCGGAGACCGCCGCGTACATGAACGAGCACTTCGTCAACATCAAGGTCGACCGTGAGGAGCGGCCCGATGTGGACGCCGTCTACATGGAGGCCGTGCAGGCCGCGACCGGGCAGGGCGGCTGGCCGATGTCCGTGTGGATGACGGCCGACGGGGAGCCGTTCTACTTCGGGACCTACTTCCCGCCCGCGCCCCGGCACGGCATGCCCTCCTTCCGTCAGGTGCTGGAAGGCGTCAGCGACGCCTGGACCGGCCGCCGTGACGAGGTCGGCGAGGTCGCGCAGCGGATCGCCTCCGACCTGGCCGCGCGCTCGCTCGTGGTCGGCGGCGACGGGGTGCCCGGCGAGGAGGAGCTGGCACAGGCGCTGCTCGGGCTGACCCGGGACTACGACGAGCGGCACGGCGGCTTCGGCGGCGCGCCGAAGTTCCCGCCGTCGATGGTCCTGGAGTTCCTGCTGCGGCACCACGCGCGCACCGGCGCCGAGGGCGCCCTGCAGATGGCCGCCGACACCTGCGAGGCGATGGCCCGCGGCGGCATCTACGACCAGCTCGGCGGCGGGTTCGCCCGCTACTCGGTGGACCGCGAGTGGGTCGTCCCGCACTTCGAGAAGATGCTCTACGACAACGCCCTGCTGTGCCGGGTGTACGCCCACCTGTGGCGTGCCACCGGCAGCGATCTGGCCAGGAGGGTGGCGCTGGAGACCGCTGACTTCCTGGTGCGCGAGCTGCGCACCTCCGAGGGCGGCTTCGCCTCCGCGCTCGACGCGGACAGCGACACGGCGGACGGCGGTCACGCCGAGGGCGCGTTCTACGTGTGGACGCCCGCGCAGCTGCGCGAGGTGCTCGGCGAGGAGGACGGGGCACGGGCGGCCGAGCTCTTCGCGGTGACCGAGGAGGGCACCTTCGAGGAGGGCTCGTCCGTCCTCCGGCTCCCGCACGGCGAGGCCGACGCGGACCTCAGGCAGCGGCTGCTCGCGGCCCGCGAGGAGCGGCCGCGCCCGGGCCGCGACGACAAGGTCGTGGCCGCCTGGAACGGGCTCGCGATCGCCGCACTCGCCGAGACCGGCGCCTTCTTCGGCAGGCCGGACCTCGTCGAGCGCGCCACGGAGGCCGCGGACCTGCTGGTGCGGGTGCACATGGACTTCGAGGCCGGTGGCGTGCGCCTGCACCGCACGTCCAAGGACGGCAGGCCCGGCGCGAACGCCGGTGTGCTGGAGGACTACGCGGACGTCGCGGAGGGCTTCCTGGCGCTCGCGGCGGTCGGCGGCGAGGGCAGCTGGCTGGAATTCGCGGGCTTCCTTCTGGACATGGTCATGGACCGGTTCACCGGGGAGGGCTGCGCGCTGTACGACACCGCGCACGACGCCGAGCCGCTGATCCGCCGCCCGCAGGACCCCACGGACAACGCCGCTCCCTCCGGCTGGTCGGCGGCGGCCGCCGCGCTGCTGCTGTACTCGGCGCACACCGGCTCCGAGGCCCACCGCACCGCGGCGGAAGGCGCCCTGGGCGTCGTCAAGGGGCTCGGGCCGCGTGCCCCTCGGTTCATCGGCTGGGGCCTCGCGGCTGCGGAGGCGCTGCTCGACGGGCCGCGCGAGGTGGCGGTCGTCGGCCGGCCGGGCGACCCGGCGACGCGGGAGCTGCACCTGACGGCGCTGATGGGCACGGCGCCGGGTGCGGCGGTCGCGGTGGGGGAGCCGGACAGCGACGAGTTCCCGTTGCTGCGGGACCGGCCCCTGGTGAACGGCAGTTCGGCCGCGTACGTCTGCCGCGGATTCGTGTGCGATTCACCGACCACAGACGCAACAGAACTTGCCCGGAAACTCACCGACTGA
- a CDS encoding dihydrofolate reductase family protein → MRKVVSGLFISLDGVAQAPNEWQFAFDEEMGAALADTLETADTILLGRVTFTEWAGYWPTVTSGEDAGFAKWINESPKYVFSSTLDSVDDWANSTLVKGDLVATVDELRSGEGKDITVAGSPTLVRSLLERDLLDELVLLIHPVVAGEGRKKLFTDDAAMKKLELVSARPTSSGVIIATYRPVR, encoded by the coding sequence ATGCGCAAGGTTGTCTCAGGTCTGTTCATCTCGCTCGACGGTGTCGCACAGGCCCCGAACGAATGGCAGTTCGCGTTCGACGAGGAGATGGGCGCGGCACTGGCCGACACGCTGGAGACCGCGGACACGATCCTGCTGGGCCGGGTGACGTTCACCGAATGGGCCGGTTACTGGCCCACCGTGACCAGTGGCGAGGACGCCGGATTCGCCAAGTGGATCAACGAATCGCCGAAGTACGTCTTCTCGTCGACGCTGGACAGCGTCGACGACTGGGCGAACAGCACGCTGGTCAAGGGCGATCTCGTGGCCACGGTCGACGAGCTCAGGTCGGGCGAGGGCAAGGACATCACCGTCGCCGGCAGCCCGACGCTGGTGCGCTCGCTGCTGGAGCGGGACCTGCTGGACGAACTGGTGCTGCTGATCCACCCGGTGGTGGCCGGCGAGGGGCGCAAGAAGCTGTTCACCGACGACGCCGCGATGAAGAAGCTGGAGCTGGTGAGCGCCAGGCCGACCAGCAGCGGCGTGATCATCGCGACCTACCGGCCGGTGCGCTGA